In one Zalophus californianus isolate mZalCal1 chromosome 10, mZalCal1.pri.v2, whole genome shotgun sequence genomic region, the following are encoded:
- the ELFN1 gene encoding protein ELFN1, translating to MAGCRWGVLWVCVVAAILLHRGGLVHGDCWLIEGDKGFVWLAICSQNQPPYEAIPQQINNTIVDLRLNENRIRSVQYASLSRFGNLTYLNLTKNEIAYIEDGAFSGQFNLQVLQLGYNRLRNLTEGVLRGLSKLEYLYLQANLIEVVTPSAFWECPNIVNVDLSMNRIQRLHSTTFAGLAKLSVCELYSNPFYCSCELLGFLRWLAAFTNATHTYDRMQCESPPLYSGYFLLGQGRHGQRSILSKLQSVCTDGAHVAEPPPAPGRLPPGRSPPPPPPPPEPSEAPCADEECFSGDGTTPLVALPTLAPQAEARPLLKVKQLTQNSATITVQLPSPFTRMYTLEHFNNSRSSTVSRLTKPQEEIRLTNLYTLTNYTYCVVSTSSGLRHNHTCLTIGLPRPPSPPGPLPSPPTATHYIMTVLGCLFGMVLVLGAVYCCLRRRRRQEEKHKKAAAAGSLKKTIIELKYGPELEAPGLAPLSQGPLLGPEAVTRIPYLPAPASEVEQYKLGESGGTPKASKGNYMEVRTGEQMEHRDCELGRPGPDSQSSVAEISTIAKEVDKVNQIINNCIDALKSEATSFQGGKSGAVSTAEPQLVLLSEPLAGKHGFLAPVYKDTFSHGLQRHHSVEAATGPPRASTSSSGSARSPRAFRAEAAGAHKAVAAEAKYIEKSSPAPDAILTVTPAAAVLRAEAEKGRHYGEHRHSYPGSHPAEPPAPPAPPPHDSLGGRKASILEPLTRPRPRDLAYSQLSSQYHNLSYSSSPEYTCRASQSIWERFRLSRRRHKDDEQFMAAGHALRKKVQFAKDEDLHDILDYWKGVSAQHKS from the coding sequence ATGGCCGGGTGCCGGTGGGGCGTGCTGTGGGTGTGCGTGGTGGCGGCCATCCTGCTGCACCGGGGCGGGCTGGTGCACGGCGACTGCTGGCTGATCGAGGGTGACAAGGGCTTCGTGTGGCTGGCCATCTGCAGCCAGAACCAGCCGCCGTACGAGGCCATCCCGCAGCAGATCAACAACACCATCGTGGACCTGCGGCTCAACGAGAATCGCATCCGCAGCGTGCAGTACGCCTCGCTGAGCCGCTTCGGCAACCTCACGTACCTCAACCTCACCAAGAACGAGATCGCCTACATCGAGGACGGCGCCTTCTCGGGCCAGTTCAATCTGCAGGTGCTGCAGCTGGGTTACAACCGACTGCGCAACCTGACAGAGGGCGTGCTGCGCGGGCTGAGCAAGCTGGAGTACCTGTACCTGCAGGCCAATCTCATCGAGGTGGTCACGCCCAGCGCCTTCTGGGAGTGCCCCAACATCGTCAACGTCGACCTGTCCATGAACCGCATCCAGCGGCTGCACAGCACCACCTTCGCGGGCCTGGCCAAGCTGTCCGTGTGCGAGCTCTACAGCAACCCGTTCTACTGCTCCTGCGAGCTCCTGGGCTTCCTGCGCTGGCTGGCGGCCTTCACCAATGCCACACACACCTATGACCGCATGCAGTGCGAGTCGCCGCCGCTCTACTCCGGCTACTTCCTCCTGGGCCAGGGCCGCCACGGCCAGCGCAGCATCCTCAGCAAGCTGCAGTCCGTGTGCACCGATGGTGCCCACGTGGCTGAGCCGCCCCCGGCACCGGGACGCCTGCCCCCTGGCCGCTCGCCGCctccgcccccgccgccgccggaGCCCAGCGAGGCCCCGTGTGCCGACGAGGAGTGCTTCTCGGGTGACGGCACCACGCCGCTGGTGGCCCTGCCCACGCTGGCCCCCCAGGCCGAGGCGCGGCCCCTCCTGAAGGTCAAACAGCTGACTCAGAACTCGGCCACCATCACGGTGCAGCTGCCCAGCCCGTTCACCCGCATGTACACGCTGGAGCACTTCAACAACAGCCGCTCGTCCACCGTGTCTCGGCTGACCAAGCCCCAGGAGGAGATCCGCCTGACCAACCTGTACACGCTCACCAACTACACCTACTGCGTGGTGTCCACCAGCTCCGGGCTGCGCCACAACCACACCTGCCTCACCATCGGCCTGCCCAGGCCGCCCAGCCCGCCAGGCCCCTTGCCCAGCCCGCCCACGGCCACCCACTACATCATGACCGTCCTGGGCTGTCTGTTCGGCATGGTGCTGGTGCTCGGCGCCGTCTACTGCTGTCTGCGCAGGCGGAGGCGCCAAGAGGAGAAGCACAAGAAGGCGGCCGCGGCCGGCAGCCTCAAGAAGACCATCATCGAGCTCAAGTACGGGCCCGAGCTGGAGGCCCCCGGCCTGGCCCCGCTGTCCCAGGGCCCGCTCCTGGGGCCCGAGGCGGTGACCCGCATCCCATACCTGCCGGCGCCTGCCAGCGAGGTAGAGcagtacaagctgggggagagtgGCGGGACACCCAAGGCCAGCAAGGGCAACTACATGGAGGTCCGCACGGGGGAGCAGATGGAGCACAGGGACTGCGAGCTGGGCCGGCCCGGCCCCGACAGCCAGAGCTCCGTGGCCGAAATCTCCACCATCGCCAAGGAGGTGGACAAGGTCAACCAGATCATCAACAACTGCATCGACGCGCTCAAGTCCGAGGCCACCTCCTTCCAGGGCGGCAAGTCTGGGGCCGTGTCCACGGCCGAGCCACAGCTGGTGCTGCTGTCGGAGCCACTGGCCGGCAAGCACGGCTTCCTGGCCCCCGTCTACAAGGACACCTTCAGCCATGGTCTGCAGCGGCACCACAGCGTGGAGGCGGCCACTGGGCCGCCGCGCGCCAGCACCTCCTCCAGCGGCTCTGCACGCAGCCCGCGAGCCTTCCGTGCCGAGGCCGCTGGTGCGCACAAGGCCGTGGCCGCCGAGGCCAAGTACATTGAGAAGAGCTCCCCAGCCCCCGACGCCATCCTCACTGTGACGCCCGCAGCCGCCGTGCTGCGGGCCGAGGCTGAGAAGGGCCGCCACTACGGCGAGCACCGGCACTCGTACCCCGGCTCCCACCCCGCCgagccccccgcgccccccgcgcccccgccccacGATAGCCTGGGTGGCCGCAAGGCGTCCATCCTGGAGCCGCTGACCCGGCCGCGGCCCCGCGACCTGGCCTACTCGCAGCTGTCTTCACAGTACCACAACCTGAGCTACTCCTCCAGCCCCGAGTACACCTGCAGGGCCTCCCAGAGCATCTGGGAGCGCTTCAGACTGAGCCGCCGGCGGCACAAGGACGACGAGCAGTTCATGGCGGCCGGCCACGCCCTGCGCAAGAAGGTTCAGTTCGCCAAAGACGAGGACCTCCACGACATCCTGGACTACTGGAAGGGCGTGTCGGCCCAGCACAAGTCCTGA